The Burkholderia ambifaria AMMD genome contains the following window.
GCGGCTCGGTGCGGCATATGTTGCGGAGGACGGTGCGAAGGCGACGCCCGTCATGTTGCACCACGCAGTGCTGGGAAGCCTCGAACGGTTTATCGGGATTCTTCTCGAACACTACGAGGGATGGTTGCCCACTTGGCTGGCACCGGACCAGATCGTCGTTGCGAACATTGGGAAGGATGACCGCGCATTCGCCGACAACACGGCGTTCGCCTTCGAAGACATCGGCTGTCGGGTGCTGCGCGATTTCCGTGCCGAACGCCTGCCGCGCAAGATCTTCGATGCAAGGGAACTGGCCGCGCCGATTGTCGCGATAGCAGGACGCAAAGAGGCGCTGGCTGGCGAAGTGTCGTTACGATTGAGAGATGGGGAGCAGCACGTGCTGACGATCAACGATGCACTCGCGTACCTGAAGCAGCACGCGTGCGTCCCGTCTGCGACGCGGGTGTTCTGATTTGAAAACAGCAATGTTTTCGGCGACCGCAGGCGGATAGAGGGCGCATGGCGGATCAGTCGATTCAATCAACAACCACAATTCAATAAGTAATTCTAATAAAATCATGAGAGAAGCCAGTGAGCAAGTAATTCAATGGGCCGAGGGTTATCGTAAGTCTGCGCCGTATCGGTGCAGCGAACGGGTGTTTGAGATGGTGTTCGAGATTGGCAGTTGCACATGCATGGACGAACTGGGCCGGATGCTGATCGACATCGGCCACCTCGCGGGCTTCGACCATGTTTGTTACCAAGAGTATCGGATGAGCGGCGGGACACTGAAGAATTGCCGCACGCTGTCGAACTACCCAGAGGCGTGGCTATCCCTCTATCGAGATCGGGCTTATCTGACGATCGATCCGATTGCGCAGCACGCGCTATCGTCGTTGATGCCGCTGATCTGGGGCGACCGCATATTCGCGACAACCGAACAGCGCGAATTTCGAGACGAAGGCCGCATATATGGGTTAAACGACGGGGTGTCGTTTCCGGCGCATAGCCGGCATGGCGACGTGGCATGCGTGAGCTTTGTTCGACAGGCGCGGGCGTTGGACGACGGCGACATGCCCTGCGACGTCCCATCATGGGGTGCCCTTGTCGCGAATCTCATGCTTGATGCGTGCCGCAGGCTGGAGGCGGTGCAATCCGATGCACCGTGCCTCAGTACGCGTGAGCTCGAAATCCTCAAATGGGTTGCTGAAGGAAAGTCGACTTGGGATATTTCGCGCATTGTGTCGCTGACCGAGCACGGCGTACTCCATCACATCCGGAGCATCATGAAGAAGTTCGACGTGCCGACGCGTCGGCAAGCCGTACTTATGGCGTCCAGATTTGGTTTGTTGTAATTGCCTGGTTGCGCGAGGCGGATCAGAGACGTGTTCGTACCGATCCGTCTCGCCACGTCGGCAAGGGCACTACAAGTCTTTGTAGTGTGAGACCGCATCGAAAATCGGCAAAGTGGTATCGACGCAAGCGACCAGATCAAATTCTGATCGTCCAATCGGCGGCTGGTACGGACCTGCGGTACCGGCCCATCACAATCGCGATGGTAGATGAGGTGAACGCATGGCTGATGTTTGTGAAGCAATCCTGAGCCCGGTCGTTGATGGGGAAATCGATGCAATGTTGATCGAACTGCAGGCAGGCCTCGACGATCATCCATTCCGGCACGTGTCGTCGCGCGCAGCGCTAGAAAAAATCTTCCCGCACTACCTAGCGATGTCGCAGGCGTTTCCCTACCTGCAG
Protein-coding sequences here:
- a CDS encoding LuxR family transcriptional regulator: MDELGRMLIDIGHLAGFDHVCYQEYRMSGGTLKNCRTLSNYPEAWLSLYRDRAYLTIDPIAQHALSSLMPLIWGDRIFATTEQREFRDEGRIYGLNDGVSFPAHSRHGDVACVSFVRQARALDDGDMPCDVPSWGALVANLMLDACRRLEAVQSDAPCLSTRELEILKWVAEGKSTWDISRIVSLTEHGVLHHIRSIMKKFDVPTRRQAVLMASRFGLL